From a region of the candidate division TA06 bacterium genome:
- the purQ gene encoding phosphoribosylformylglycinamidine synthase I, which yields MGKARVLILRTAGTNCDYETRYAFDSVGASTSLEHVNRLISGKVSLNDFEILVIPGGFTYGDDIAAGKILANELKYKLRAEIEQFARDGKLAIGICNGFQVLVKAGLLPAFDGKVEQSVTLVFNDSNKFEDRWVYLKTNDESRCIYTEGIEPIVYMPVAHAEGKFVSKDSETLSKLEKSGQVVFTYVDEHGEPTGYPGNPNGSVKGIAGICDPTGRIFGMMPHPERHMHPTQHPRWAREGLKEEGDGMAIFKNAVDFVARNLI from the coding sequence ATGGGTAAGGCTAGAGTATTGATTCTGAGGACTGCTGGTACCAACTGCGACTATGAGACGAGGTATGCGTTCGATTCTGTTGGGGCCAGCACAAGTCTTGAGCATGTCAATCGGCTGATCAGTGGGAAGGTGAGTTTGAATGATTTTGAAATCCTGGTCATACCTGGCGGGTTCACATACGGCGACGACATAGCTGCTGGGAAGATACTGGCGAATGAATTGAAGTACAAACTGCGGGCAGAGATCGAGCAGTTTGCGAGGGACGGGAAGCTGGCCATCGGCATATGCAACGGCTTCCAGGTGTTGGTTAAGGCGGGTTTGCTTCCTGCATTCGACGGGAAGGTGGAGCAGTCGGTAACGCTTGTTTTCAACGATTCAAACAAGTTTGAAGATAGGTGGGTTTATCTGAAGACAAATGATGAATCGAGATGCATATACACGGAGGGGATAGAGCCAATTGTGTATATGCCGGTTGCTCATGCCGAGGGAAAGTTTGTTTCCAAAGATAGCGAGACTCTGAGCAAGCTAGAAAAAAGTGGCCAGGTTGTTTTCACTTATGTGGATGAGCATGGCGAACCCACAGGTTATCCGGGAAATCCCAATGGCTCTGTCAAAGGGATAGCAGGGATATGCGATCCAACCGGCAGGATTTTCGGTATGATGCCACACCCTGAGAGGCACATGCATCCTACTCAGCACCCGCGGTGGGCGCGTGAAGGCCTCAAGGAAGAAGGGGATGGCATGGCGATATTCAAAAATGCCGTGGACTTCGTGGCCCGAAACCTCATCTAA